A section of the Castanea sativa cultivar Marrone di Chiusa Pesio chromosome 12, ASM4071231v1 genome encodes:
- the LOC142620306 gene encoding uncharacterized protein LOC142620306 produces the protein MALPFEVRSIHGSNRSSDIGDRQIGPAPVTHRRLDSSPSSHRRRRSVRNFASSQSQRSSSPSPSHIDIAVASIAKDAAFCFYCYLFGKDVGKQGGGDTFVTKGFRLWNQLWKLDSHVGGVNSAHNQAVKKSEDLQKEKQHIQSVLVKQSNQDKAEYQIQLNAIVDCVRFLLFRGLAFRGHDESQGSSDKGNFLELLQFLGDHNESINEVMQNTWKNCKLTHHDIQKDMVNAIAHETSKAIIEDLGNGFFSILVDESRDISVKEQMALVLRYVNKQGIIIERFLGIVHVASTTALSLKCVIEGLLCKHNLSLLRLRGQGYDGASNMQVTVVGGSCKRRDALRDAQFAKIKEDLENGVRRSGQGLNQETNLKRPVSGRPRRNTQQNTNLHHYRVELFYTVIDMQLQELNNRFSEVNTDLLICMACLNPSNSFVAFDKEKLIHLAKFYPYDFPGTDILALDSQLQNFICDMRNNDLFLELQGVSELGEKLVSTRKHETYPLVYLLVKLALTLSVATATVERSFSAMKYIKNELRNRMGDQ, from the exons ATGGCGCTCCCCTTCGAAGTTAGATCGATCCACGGTTCCAATCGCTCATCGGACATCGGAGATCGCCAGATCGGTCCAGCTCCAGTCACTCATCGGAGATTGGACTCGTCGCCCTCGTCGCATCGGAGACGGAGATCGGTCCGCAACTTCGCATCGTCCCAGTCGCAGCGCTCATCGTCGCCATCGCCGTCGCACATTGACATCGCCGTCGccag TATAGCCAAAGATgcagcattttgtttttattgctacCTATTTGGGAAAGATGTTGGTAAGCAAGGAGGAGGTGACACTTTTGTAACGAAGGGATTCAGACTTTGGAATCAACTTTGGAAGTTAGATTCCCATGTTGGAGGAGTTAATAGTGCTCATAACCAAGCTGTCAAGAAGAGTGAAGATTTACAGAAGGAAAAGCAACACATTCAAAGTGTCTTggttaagcaatcaaatcaagataaagcTGAATATCAGattcaattaaatgcaatagttgATTGCGTAAGATTCCTTTTATTCCGAGGATTAGCTTTTCGTGGTCACGATGAATCTCAAGGTTCAAGTGATAAAGGAAATTTCCTTGagcttctacaatttttggGGGATCACAATGAATCTATCAATGAAGTGATGCAAAATACTTGGAAAAATTGCAAGCTTACCCATCATGATATTCAAAAAGACATGGTGAATGCAATTGCACATGAAACATCCAAAGCCATCATCGAGGATCTTGGCAAtgggttcttttcaatattagttgatgagtCACGTGATATCTCAGTGAAAGAACAAATGGCACTCGTTCTTCGTTATGTGAACAAACAAGGGATTATTATAGAGCGGTTCCTTGGTATTGTACATGTAGCAAGTACCACCGCTTTGTCACTCAAATGTGTTATTGAAGGTTTACTTTGtaaacataatttgagtttattGAGACTACGTGGGCAAGGTTATGACGGAGCTAGTAATATGCAAG taactgTTGTTGGAGGCTCTTGTAAGAGACGAGATGCTCTTCGAGATGctcaatttgccaaaattaaagaagatttagAGAATGGTGTACGAAGAAGTGGACAAGGtttgaatcaagagacaaaTCTTAAACGTCCTG ttagtgGGAGGCCGCGACGCAACacccaacaaaatacaaatttacatcattatcgTGTTGAGCTATTCTACACAGTCATAGATATGCAACTTCAAGAGCTAAACAATCGTTTTTCAGAGGTGAATACTGATTTGCTAATTTGTATGGCTTGCTTGAATCCAAGTAATTCATTTGTggcttttgataaggaaaagttAATACATCTAGCAAAGTTCTATCCATATGATTTTCCTGGGACAGATATCTTGGCACTTGACTCTCAGCTTCAGAATTTCATTTGTGATATGCGCAACAATGACTTGTTTTTAGAGCTTCAAGGAGTTAGTGAACTTGGTGAAAAGTTAGTGAGCACGAGGAAGCATGAgacttatccattagtctattTGCTTGTGAAGTTAGCTTTGACCCTTTCTGTTGCTACTGCAACcgtagaaagaagtttttcagcaatgaaatatataaagaatgaatTGCGCAATCGAATGGGAGATCAGtag